Proteins from a genomic interval of Anolis sagrei isolate rAnoSag1 chromosome 1, rAnoSag1.mat, whole genome shotgun sequence:
- the DDO gene encoding D-aspartate oxidase isoform X1: MAKAKVAIIGAGLIGLSTAVCISDSIPDCSVTVIADRFTPNTTSDVAAGVLIPHFYPGTPVHQQKQWWRETFDYLSIICNSPDASEAGIHLTSGWQIFKTVPDEKIPFWSDMVLGFRFMTERELQKFPQHKFGQAFTTLKCESPLYLTWLEKRLKENGGQVQARKIEDFWELYGSYDIVVNCSGIGSRKLLGDLEIYPIRGQVLKVHAPWVTHFIRDGDGLTYISPGIHNVTLGGTREKDNWNLAVDPSTSKNILSRCCALEPSLQAAKDIQVNVGLRPTRSAVKVQKETLVRGNEKLVVVHNYGHGAGGYSVHWGTAKEATQLVKACIAALQPRYKAKL; the protein is encoded by the exons ATGGCCAAGGCAAAGGTTGCCATCATTGGTGCTGGGCTGATTGGTCTCTCCACTGCTGTGTGCATTTCGGACTCTATTCCAGACTGCAGTGTGACTGTCATTGCTGATAGATTTACTCCCAACACCACAAGTGATGTAGCTGCTGGAGTGCTTATTCCACATTTTTACCCAG GAACCCCAGTTCATCAACAGAAACAGTGGTGGAGGGAGACCTTTGACTACTTGTCCATAATCTGTAATTCCCCAGATGCTTCAGAGGCTGGAATTCATTTAACGTCTGG GTGGCAGATTTTTAAAACTGTTCCTGATGAGAAGATACCATTCTGGTCTGATATGGTTCTGGGATTTCGCTTCATGACTGAAAGAGAGTTGCAAAAATTTCCACAGCACAAATTTGGTCAGGCCTTTACTACACTAAAATGTGAAAGCCCACTCTATTTGACCTGGCTAGAAAAAAG ACTGAAAGAAAATGGAGGCCAAGTGCAAGCTAGAAAAATAGAAGACTTTTGGGAATTGTATGGCAGCTATGACATTGTAGTGAACTGCTCAGGCATCGGCTCTAGGAAGCTTCTAGGAGACTTGGAGATATACCCCATCAGAGGTCAAGTTCTCAAGGTTCACGCCCCGTGGGTCACACACTTCATTCGCGATGGGGATGGACTAACATACATCTCTCCAGGGATACACAATGTCACATTAGGTGGGACGAGGGAAAAGGACAACTGGAACTTGGCCGTGGATCCCAGTACCAGCAAAAACATACTAAGCCGGTGTTGTGCTCTTGAGCCCTCTCTTCAAGCAGCTAAGGATATCCAGGTCAATGTGGGCCTGAGGCCAACGAGGTCTGCTGTGAAAGTACAGAAAGAGACACTGGTTCGAGGCAATGAGAAGCTGGTAGTGGTCCACAACTATGGACATGGTGCTGGTGGCTATTCAGTGCATTGGGGTACAGCCAAAGAGGCGACTCAACTAGTGAAAGCGTGCATTGCAGCACTGCAGCCCAGGTACAAGGCAAAGCTGTAA
- the DDO gene encoding D-aspartate oxidase isoform X2, whose protein sequence is MVLGFRFMTERELQKFPQHKFGQAFTTLKCESPLYLTWLEKRLKENGGQVQARKIEDFWELYGSYDIVVNCSGIGSRKLLGDLEIYPIRGQVLKVHAPWVTHFIRDGDGLTYISPGIHNVTLGGTREKDNWNLAVDPSTSKNILSRCCALEPSLQAAKDIQVNVGLRPTRSAVKVQKETLVRGNEKLVVVHNYGHGAGGYSVHWGTAKEATQLVKACIAALQPRYKAKL, encoded by the exons ATGGTTCTGGGATTTCGCTTCATGACTGAAAGAGAGTTGCAAAAATTTCCACAGCACAAATTTGGTCAGGCCTTTACTACACTAAAATGTGAAAGCCCACTCTATTTGACCTGGCTAGAAAAAAG ACTGAAAGAAAATGGAGGCCAAGTGCAAGCTAGAAAAATAGAAGACTTTTGGGAATTGTATGGCAGCTATGACATTGTAGTGAACTGCTCAGGCATCGGCTCTAGGAAGCTTCTAGGAGACTTGGAGATATACCCCATCAGAGGTCAAGTTCTCAAGGTTCACGCCCCGTGGGTCACACACTTCATTCGCGATGGGGATGGACTAACATACATCTCTCCAGGGATACACAATGTCACATTAGGTGGGACGAGGGAAAAGGACAACTGGAACTTGGCCGTGGATCCCAGTACCAGCAAAAACATACTAAGCCGGTGTTGTGCTCTTGAGCCCTCTCTTCAAGCAGCTAAGGATATCCAGGTCAATGTGGGCCTGAGGCCAACGAGGTCTGCTGTGAAAGTACAGAAAGAGACACTGGTTCGAGGCAATGAGAAGCTGGTAGTGGTCCACAACTATGGACATGGTGCTGGTGGCTATTCAGTGCATTGGGGTACAGCCAAAGAGGCGACTCAACTAGTGAAAGCGTGCATTGCAGCACTGCAGCCCAGGTACAAGGCAAAGCTGTAA